A region of Sugiyamaella lignohabitans strain CBS 10342 chromosome A, complete sequence DNA encodes the following proteins:
- the AGP2 gene encoding Agp2p (Plasma membrane regulator of polyamine and carnitine transport; has similarity to transporters but lacks transport activity; may act as a sensor that transduces environmental signals; has a positive or negative regulatory effect on transcription of many transporter genes; GO_component: GO:0005789 - endoplasmic reticulum membrane [Evidence IDA] [PMID 10545096]; GO_component: GO:0000329 - fungal-type vacuole membrane [Evidence IDA] [PMID 10545096]; GO_component: GO:0016021 - integral component of membrane [Evidence IEA,IEA]; GO_component: GO:0016021 - integral component of membrane [Evidence ISM] [PMID 12192589]; GO_component: GO:0005887 - integral component of plasma membrane [Evidence IDA] [PMID 10545096]; GO_component: GO:0016020 - membrane [Evidence IEA,IEA,IEA]; GO_function: GO:0015171 - amino acid transmembrane transporter activity [Evidence IEA]; GO_function: GO:0003674 - molecular_function [Evidence ND]; GO_function: GO:0015203 - polyamine transmembrane transporter activity [Evidence IMP] [PMID 23755272]; GO_process: GO:0003333 - amino acid transmembrane transport [Evidence IEA]; GO_process: GO:0006865 - amino acid transport [Evidence IEA,IEA]; GO_process: GO:1902274 - positive regulation of (R)-carnitine transmembrane transport [Evidence IMP] [PMID 23755272]; GO_process: GO:1902269 - positive regulation of polyamine transmembrane transport [Evidence IMP] [PMID 23755272]; GO_process: GO:0055085 - transmembrane transport [Evidence IEA]; GO_process: GO:0006810 - transport [Evidence IEA,IEA]), translated as MIASEEKSVGVTTAIDQGPSGSQLEETLPGYPESISSETPPPSYHSTHRKLKSRHIQLIGIGGTIGTVLFVQLGSALSKGGPGSLFLAFFIWCFPILCITNSTAEMVTYLPLPSPFIRLAGRCVDPALEVMAGWNFFILEATLVPFEITAVNIIIHFWADGFSPAIPIVVQIFLYVLINFFAVRYYGESEFWLSFGKVLLAVGLIVFTFVTMVGGNPKHDAYGFRYWQNPGAFAEYQETGSLGRFLGFFTCLVQACYTISGPEYVSMAAGEAENPRGVMPRAYRGVIVRLVCFFVFGALSMGIVCPYNDPELLTAINTGAPGAAASPYIIAMQRLGIPVLPHIVNVLVLTASFSAGNSYVYCASRSLYGMALDGHAPKIFSKCTKNGVPIYAVTVVLAFGLLSFLQLGNTAETVLNWIVNISTASELINFAIMSLTYLRFYYAMKAQNMSRDNLPYKGPFQPYCGYIGLICAGVMTFLSGYSVFVHGYWSLSTFICSYIMIAVDLVIYVSWKLVKRTKIRSATEIDLLSDVKEIEDYTSSFVDEPPKTLLGRISRALIG; from the coding sequence ATGATAGCATCTGAAGAGAAGAGTGTCGGCGTGACTACGGCGATAGACCAGGGTCCGTCTGGTTCCCAGTTAGAAGAAACATTACCCGGGTACCCCGAGTCCATCAGCAGTGAGACTCCTCCCCCAAGCTACCATTCGACGCATAGAAAATTAAAATCCAGGCATATCCAACTGATTGGCATTGGTGGTACTATTGGTACAGTCCTTTTTGTTCAACTTGGTTCTGCTTTGTCAAAAGGAGGTCCAGGttcattatttttggcATTCTTCATTTGGTGTTTCCCCATATTATGTATCACGAACTCAACGGCCGAGATGGTCACCTATCTCCCCCTGCCATCACCGTTCATCAGACTGGCAGGTCGATGCGTGGATCCTGCATTGGAGGTCATGGCAGGATGGAACTTTTTCATTCTTGAAGCTACTTTAGTCCCTTTTGAAATCACTGCTGTAAACATCATTATCCATTTCTGGGCCGATGGGTTTAGTCCTGCTATTCCTATTGTAGTccagatttttttgtatgTTCTCATCAACTTCTTTGCAGTACGGTATTATGGAGAGTCTGAATTCTGGCTTTCTTTCGGTAAAGTACTGCTGGCAGTAGGACTCATCGTCTTTACTTTCGTCACCATGGTTGGTGGAAATCCAAAACATGATGCCTATGGATTCAGATACTGGCAGAACCCCGGTGCATTTGCCGAGTACCAAGAGACCGGGTCTCTAGGTCGGTTCCTAGGGTTCTTCACCTGTCTTGTTCAAGCCTGTTACACCATTTCTGGTCCTGAATACGTGTCTATGGCAGCTGGAGAAGCAGAAAATCCTCGGGGAGTCATGCCTCGAGCATATAGAGGTGTGATTGTACGACTTGTGTGTTTCTTTGTATTTGGCGCCTTGTCAATGGGAATTGTATGCCCATACAACGACCCCGAGCTTCTGACTGCTATCAACACTGGAGCTcccggtgctgctgcttctccATATATCATTGCCATGCAACGACTGGGTATCCCTGTGCTTCCACACATTGTCAATGTACTTGTTCTGACGGCCAGTTTCTCTGCTGGTAACTCGTATGTTTACTGTGCCTCGAGATCACTCTACGGCATGGCTCTTGACGGCCACGCACCCAAGATCTTTAGCAAATGTACCAAGAACGGAGTGCCCATCTACGCCGTGACAGTAGTTCTCGCTTTTGGTCTTCTGTCGTTTCTGCAGCTGGGAAACACCGCTGAAACCGTGCTCAATTGGATTGTAAACATATCAACTGCATCGGAACTCATCAACTTCGCCATCATGTCGCTCACGTATCTTCGTTTTTACTACGCCATGAAAGCGCAAAACATGTCGCGAGACAACCTGCCATACAAGGGACCATTCCAACCATACTGTGGATACATCGGGCTCATTTGTGCCGGAGTCATGACCTTCCTGTCGGGCTACTCAGTATTCGTCCACGGCTACTGGAGTCTCAGCACCTTCATCTGCTCGTACATCATGATCGCAGTCGACCTCGTCATCTACGTGTCCTGGAAGTTGGTCAAACGCACCAAAATCCGCTCAGCAACCGAGATCGATCTGCTCTCCGACGTAAAAGAGATCGAGGACTACACCTCGAGCTTCGTCGACGAGCCGCCAAAAACCCTCCTCGGCCGCATATCCCGCGCTCTCATCGgctaa